The following coding sequences lie in one Candidatus Thermoplasmatota archaeon genomic window:
- a CDS encoding NAD(P)/FAD-dependent oxidoreductase, giving the protein MTSYDAVIVGCGPAGATVADNLAKKGYTIAVLEEHKKIGLPLSCAGLVSSRIFNYTTLLPASIIQNSISGAIIHSPSGETFTIGGDTSHALVINRPVFDEYLAASAEKNGASLILENKVTNIEKKNGQLTITTRYKKKRRTFTTKLLIGADGPQSLVRTMFSFPQPKETLNAVGAEITNTSLDPTFVHIFIGQHIAPGFFAWIIPINKDGTKARIGLCTTRTTTQPLTYYFNQLLKQQELKDIDIEHRIGGIIPLGPLTKTTTDNVMLVGDAAGHVKPTSGGGIYPALLCATQCATVAAEALETQDFTDAFLKKYHTTWTRDIGKELAIGMRFRNIYKKLNDQQLNNICQKLSSQKSIEIINQFGDIDYPSKLALPLLKKIPTFLKYIPHALITKKKE; this is encoded by the coding sequence ATGACCTCGTACGATGCAGTTATTGTCGGGTGTGGACCAGCAGGTGCAACTGTTGCAGACAACCTTGCAAAAAAAGGATATACTATTGCTGTTTTAGAAGAACACAAAAAAATTGGACTCCCGCTCAGCTGTGCAGGACTGGTCAGCTCACGCATTTTCAACTACACAACACTCCTGCCAGCATCTATCATTCAAAACAGTATCTCCGGAGCGATCATCCATTCACCATCAGGAGAAACCTTTACCATCGGTGGCGACACCAGCCATGCACTCGTTATCAATCGCCCGGTGTTTGATGAATACCTTGCAGCATCAGCAGAAAAAAATGGTGCATCTCTTATTTTAGAAAACAAGGTCACAAATATAGAAAAGAAAAATGGCCAACTAACTATAACAACACGTTATAAAAAAAAACGAAGAACGTTTACAACAAAACTACTGATCGGTGCCGATGGACCACAGTCACTTGTTCGAACAATGTTCTCTTTTCCTCAACCAAAAGAAACCCTCAATGCTGTTGGCGCTGAGATAACTAATACATCACTTGATCCTACTTTTGTTCATATCTTCATCGGACAACACATTGCACCAGGTTTCTTTGCCTGGATTATACCTATAAACAAAGACGGAACAAAAGCACGGATCGGCCTGTGTACCACCAGAACAACAACACAACCACTCACCTATTATTTCAATCAACTCCTCAAACAACAAGAACTCAAAGACATAGACATCGAACATCGCATCGGTGGTATCATACCACTTGGCCCGCTCACGAAAACAACAACAGATAACGTCATGCTTGTTGGAGATGCGGCAGGTCACGTCAAACCGACATCAGGTGGAGGAATCTACCCTGCATTGCTCTGTGCTACACAATGTGCAACTGTTGCAGCTGAGGCACTCGAAACCCAAGATTTCACAGATGCATTTCTGAAAAAATATCACACTACATGGACCCGCGACATCGGAAAGGAATTAGCAATCGGCATGCGATTTCGAAACATCTACAAAAAACTCAACGACCAGCAACTCAACAATATCTGCCAAAAACTATCTTCACAAAAAAGTATTGAGATCATCAATCAATTTGGAGATATTGATTATCCCTCAAAACTAGCACTTCCGCTGCTCAAAAAAATACCTACCTTCTTGAAATATATTCCTCACGCACTCATCACAAAGAAAAAAGAATGA
- a CDS encoding DUF5749 family beta-barrel protein → MMLSIWFLQFCQFFGNFFSFSKKDKKDQQQIKVSDKKNLLCRFVLDSSGKKVGETVAVVDEDILIIKSGCQFLGVPLKHVEENGKTILVKGLIDYTKACELGETWRETATRDA, encoded by the coding sequence ATGATGTTGAGTATTTGGTTCTTGCAGTTCTGTCAGTTTTTTGGCAATTTTTTTTCATTTTCTAAAAAAGATAAAAAAGACCAACAGCAAATAAAAGTATCTGACAAGAAAAATCTGTTATGTCGTTTTGTCCTTGATAGTTCTGGGAAAAAAGTTGGGGAGACGGTTGCGGTTGTTGATGAAGATATTCTTATTATTAAATCAGGTTGTCAGTTTCTTGGTGTTCCTTTGAAACATGTTGAGGAAAATGGAAAAACTATTTTAGTTAAAGGTTTGATTGATTATACGAAAGCCTGTGAGCTTGGGGAGACCTGGCGGGAAACCGCTACTCGTGATGCATGA
- the pth2 gene encoding peptidyl-tRNA hydrolase Pth2, producing the protein MSKENSIDFEYKMVLISRKDLPLSPGKLAVQVAHAAVECTLLTKQHKSVWFSKWHREGGKKVVVKVDCLDDFFKLKNDAEKLGIAAVIITDAGLTEIPEGTQTVLGLGPAPAALLDRITGSLSLL; encoded by the coding sequence ATGAGCAAGGAAAACAGTATCGATTTTGAATATAAGATGGTTCTCATCTCTCGAAAAGATCTACCACTTTCACCGGGAAAGTTAGCTGTTCAGGTTGCTCATGCTGCTGTTGAATGTACGCTTCTTACAAAACAACATAAATCAGTATGGTTTTCAAAGTGGCATCGTGAAGGTGGAAAAAAAGTCGTTGTAAAAGTTGATTGTTTAGATGATTTTTTTAAATTAAAAAATGATGCAGAAAAATTAGGGATTGCAGCAGTGATTATTACTGATGCAGGGCTCACTGAAATCCCTGAGGGTACACAGACTGTTCTTGGTCTTGGTCCCGCTCCTGCGGCGTTACTCGACCGAATTACAGGTTCGCTTTCGTTGTTATGA
- the purB gene encoding adenylosuccinate lyase, whose protein sequence is MENPVCPLEYRYGRKEVKDIFGETSKLQFYLDVEAALARAHAAVGNIPKKAADEISRKASVKFVTVDRVKQIEQETRHDLMAVTKALSEVCEGDAGNYVHLGATSYDIVDTANALQFSLAADYLSKEVKELRQTLVGLAQKYKKTIMLGRTHGQFSIPITFGLKMAVYAMEVDRHLERLHECKSRVLVGKMSGAVGTGAAMGPHVLKIQELVMKDLRLGIEEAATQIVGRDRYIELISVLANIAASIEKFATEIRNLQRSEIGEVSEAFESKKQVGSSTMPQKRNPIVCEQICGLARVIRSLIIPTYENALQWHERDLCNSSSERFILPHALILTDWIVFQMNKVFSGLQVYPENMERNIQRSLGLPMAEAVMTKLVEKGLGRGQAHEIVRMCSHRAFEQHRSLQEILSKDQQVSTLLTDRELAEVLDPQQYLGVSEEIVDRVVKKLTR, encoded by the coding sequence ATGGAAAATCCTGTGTGTCCTCTTGAATATCGGTATGGTCGGAAAGAAGTAAAAGATATTTTTGGTGAGACAAGTAAACTTCAGTTTTATCTTGATGTGGAGGCCGCTCTTGCTCGTGCTCATGCTGCTGTTGGGAATATTCCGAAAAAAGCTGCTGATGAGATTTCGAGAAAAGCATCAGTAAAGTTTGTTACTGTTGATCGAGTAAAACAAATTGAACAGGAAACCAGGCATGATTTGATGGCGGTTACAAAAGCACTCAGCGAGGTTTGTGAAGGGGACGCCGGGAATTATGTGCATCTTGGAGCAACAAGTTATGATATTGTTGATACAGCAAATGCTCTTCAATTTTCCTTAGCGGCAGACTACCTCTCCAAAGAAGTAAAAGAACTGCGGCAAACACTCGTCGGGCTTGCTCAGAAATATAAGAAGACGATTATGCTTGGTCGAACCCATGGTCAGTTTTCTATTCCTATTACGTTTGGTTTGAAGATGGCAGTCTATGCCATGGAAGTTGATCGTCATCTTGAACGTCTCCATGAATGTAAATCTCGGGTTTTAGTTGGTAAGATGTCTGGTGCGGTTGGTACTGGTGCAGCGATGGGACCACATGTGTTAAAAATCCAGGAACTAGTCATGAAGGATTTGCGACTTGGGATTGAAGAAGCAGCAACGCAAATCGTTGGTAGAGATCGATATATCGAACTGATCTCAGTTCTTGCAAATATCGCAGCAAGTATTGAAAAATTTGCCACAGAGATCAGGAATCTACAGCGGAGTGAGATTGGCGAGGTTTCAGAAGCATTTGAGTCAAAAAAGCAGGTTGGCTCCTCGACGATGCCGCAGAAACGTAATCCAATTGTTTGTGAGCAAATATGCGGTCTTGCTCGGGTAATTCGAAGTTTGATTATTCCTACCTATGAAAACGCACTGCAATGGCATGAACGTGATTTATGTAATTCATCCTCTGAGCGTTTTATTTTACCCCATGCATTGATATTGACTGATTGGATTGTTTTTCAGATGAATAAAGTGTTTTCTGGTCTTCAGGTGTATCCTGAAAACATGGAGCGGAATATACAGCGATCTCTTGGTTTGCCGATGGCTGAAGCAGTGATGACAAAACTTGTTGAGAAAGGGCTTGGTCGAGGGCAGGCTCATGAAATCGTCCGTATGTGTTCACATAGAGCTTTTGAACAGCATCGTTCACTTCAAGAAATTTTATCGAAGGATCAGCAGGTTTCAACATTGTTGACTGACCGAGAGCTTGCAGAGGTACTTGATCCACAGCAGTATCTTGGTGTTAGTGAAGAGATTGTGGATCGTGTGGTGAAAAAACTTACCCGGTAA
- a CDS encoding tyrosine--tRNA ligase — protein MDSYELIVRNAVEVVTHDELRGVLQKDSPKMYIGFEPSGSVHLGWMICIQKMKDFLSAGFECIILLADWHAYINDKLGGNLEKIQLCGTYMEHCFAALGLDTSKIRFVYAHEYVGDSKYWELVLKTAKATSVARVKRAMDIMGRKEEDMEKDLSKLLYPVMQVSDIFYLDVDVAFGGMDQRHAHMLARDVARKLNRKSPVAVHTPLLSGLQAGSRMDPIESKMSKSKPDSMISIHDSSETVKRKLGKAFCPEKQVEGNPVLELCKYVIFPWLDGAVFVIERPEKFGGNLEFDRYDALENAFLQGIHPLDLKNAVATYITQMLEPVHRYFQQHQEVLEKMRSIGIIQ, from the coding sequence ATGGATTCCTATGAATTGATTGTACGCAATGCTGTTGAGGTTGTTACCCATGATGAACTGCGTGGAGTATTGCAAAAAGATAGTCCAAAGATGTATATTGGTTTTGAACCGTCAGGTTCAGTTCATCTTGGTTGGATGATTTGCATTCAAAAAATGAAAGATTTTCTAAGCGCTGGATTTGAATGTATCATTTTGCTTGCTGATTGGCATGCGTATATTAATGATAAACTCGGTGGCAATCTTGAGAAAATTCAGCTCTGTGGAACGTATATGGAGCATTGTTTTGCTGCACTTGGTCTTGATACGTCAAAGATTCGTTTTGTATATGCTCATGAGTATGTTGGTGATTCGAAATACTGGGAGTTAGTTTTGAAAACCGCGAAGGCAACGTCGGTTGCTCGGGTGAAGCGTGCGATGGATATCATGGGTCGAAAAGAGGAGGATATGGAGAAAGATTTGAGTAAGTTGTTGTATCCGGTTATGCAGGTTTCTGATATTTTTTATCTTGATGTCGATGTTGCATTTGGAGGTATGGATCAACGTCATGCACACATGCTTGCTCGTGATGTTGCACGAAAGTTGAATCGAAAATCCCCGGTTGCTGTTCATACACCGCTTCTGAGTGGTTTGCAGGCTGGTAGTCGGATGGATCCTATTGAGTCGAAGATGAGTAAAAGTAAGCCTGATTCTATGATTTCGATTCATGATTCATCGGAGACTGTAAAACGAAAATTAGGTAAAGCGTTTTGTCCGGAGAAGCAGGTTGAGGGTAACCCGGTTTTGGAGCTCTGCAAGTATGTTATTTTTCCTTGGTTAGATGGTGCTGTTTTTGTGATCGAACGTCCTGAGAAGTTTGGCGGTAATCTTGAGTTTGACAGGTATGATGCTTTAGAAAATGCGTTTCTGCAGGGGATTCATCCGTTGGATTTGAAAAATGCTGTTGCGACGTATATAACTCAGATGCTTGAACCGGTTCATAGGTATTTTCAACAGCATCAAGAGGTTCTTGAAAAGATGAGAAGTATTGGTATTATTCAGTGA
- a CDS encoding YbjQ family protein gives MILSNTDFIPGKEVAEVLGLVRGNTVQAKVFYKDIAAGFRNFVGGEIKEYTEMLSEAREIALKRMEQKAEKLGADAIINVRFMTSAIMASAAEILPMEPQ, from the coding sequence ATGATACTCTCAAACACTGATTTTATCCCTGGGAAAGAAGTAGCTGAAGTTCTTGGCTTAGTCCGGGGAAACACCGTCCAGGCAAAAGTATTCTATAAAGACATTGCAGCTGGTTTTAGAAACTTTGTCGGCGGCGAAATCAAAGAATACACCGAGATGCTCTCAGAGGCACGTGAAATTGCATTAAAACGCATGGAGCAGAAAGCAGAAAAACTTGGTGCTGATGCCATCATCAATGTTCGTTTTATGACCTCTGCAATCATGGCAAGTGCTGCAGAAATTTTGCCTATGGAACCGCAGTGA
- a CDS encoding YbjQ family protein: MLVTTTDSIPGRDVKEVLGVVFGSCVQTKHIGKDIRAGLRNVIGGEAKSYTELLEEARRTAMQRMIDDAKKLGADAIIGMRYATAQTMVGAAELIAFGTAVKTY; this comes from the coding sequence ATGCTTGTTACAACAACTGATTCGATTCCTGGTAGAGACGTCAAAGAGGTTCTTGGGGTTGTATTTGGATCATGTGTTCAAACTAAACATATCGGGAAAGACATCAGAGCAGGACTGCGAAATGTTATTGGTGGGGAGGCTAAGAGTTATACTGAACTTCTTGAGGAGGCACGGCGAACCGCGATGCAACGGATGATTGATGATGCAAAAAAACTTGGTGCTGATGCAATTATTGGTATGCGATACGCAACGGCGCAGACTATGGTTGGCGCTGCAGAACTTATCGCATTTGGTACCGCTGTAAAAACATATTAA
- a CDS encoding ABC transporter ATP-binding protein, with protein MSVIEVKNLKKNYGRITAVRGVSFSVNQGEIFGLIGPNGAGKTTILRIIATLLKISEGSVSIMGFDCTREADEIRKIISYLPEDAGAYKNLSGIQYLRFISNFFDTQNKQAMIQRGVEIADLGDRINDRVDTYSKGMMRRLLVGRALMINPKLAILDEPTSGLDVINAQQIRKIIQTTAKNGTTILLSSHNMLEVEFLCDRIALITDGRIVEEGTPKSLLQKYAANNIEDVFVKVVKP; from the coding sequence ATGTCTGTTATTGAGGTAAAAAATCTGAAAAAAAATTACGGACGCATTACAGCAGTTAGAGGAGTTTCTTTTTCAGTGAATCAAGGAGAGATTTTTGGTTTGATCGGACCGAATGGTGCCGGGAAAACAACGATTCTTCGAATTATTGCAACACTTCTAAAAATTAGTGAAGGATCTGTCTCGATCATGGGTTTTGATTGCACTCGAGAGGCAGATGAGATCCGAAAAATCATTAGTTATCTTCCTGAGGATGCTGGCGCGTATAAGAACCTCTCAGGAATTCAGTATCTCCGCTTCATTAGTAACTTTTTTGATACGCAAAATAAACAAGCCATGATCCAGCGAGGAGTTGAAATCGCAGATCTTGGTGATCGGATCAATGATCGAGTTGATACGTATAGTAAAGGAATGATGCGTAGACTTCTTGTTGGTCGAGCGTTGATGATTAATCCAAAACTAGCGATTCTTGATGAACCTACCTCAGGTCTTGATGTGATCAATGCACAACAGATCAGAAAAATCATTCAAACCACTGCAAAAAATGGTACAACCATTCTTCTCTCAAGTCATAATATGCTCGAAGTTGAATTTCTCTGTGATCGTATCGCGTTGATAACCGATGGTCGGATTGTTGAGGAAGGAACGCCAAAATCGTTACTGCAGAAATATGCTGCGAACAACATTGAGGATGTGTTTGTTAAGGTGGTGAAACCATGA
- a CDS encoding ABC transporter permease: MTALGNILKKEIRELLTPATFLPIIIVAFLFGTMGSSLQGIQEEAKQPPIIGVITADSGVFAQTATAIFSQYANVTFTGSSLAEKEIGFTVLKENHGAALIYIPENFTSNILLGQPGYVEIFWVMQGTGIMDAIPSAAVGFLIQKIDMNISQTLIQQNSSMNASVVLAPTQRFETTYFKGKEFTGISPDTIISLLSSQSMLIPIVIMMIIIMAGGIVITSMALEKENKTLETLLTLPVKRTSIVTGKLIASAVIGLLLSIIYMIGMSYYFQGFSMSQEGNLAMFGLTLSIPDFLLIGVSMFVALIAGLALCMLLGTFAKNYKSAQTLTFPITMFAMIPMFIAMFADFDTLPLLLKVFVFAIPFSHPMLAPRALLFDDYLLVVGGIVYVLIFALITIGIVVWIFKTDRLLTGSLRKKKTKGFMFVNRRSF, from the coding sequence ATGACTGCTTTGGGAAATATTTTGAAAAAGGAGATCAGAGAGCTTCTCACGCCTGCAACATTTCTTCCTATCATCATCGTCGCGTTCTTGTTTGGAACGATGGGGAGTTCACTCCAGGGTATCCAGGAGGAAGCAAAGCAACCACCGATTATTGGTGTCATCACTGCTGATTCTGGCGTGTTTGCACAGACAGCAACAGCGATTTTTTCCCAATATGCAAATGTTACATTTACTGGGTCTTCCCTTGCTGAGAAAGAAATCGGTTTTACGGTCCTTAAAGAAAATCATGGTGCTGCTCTAATTTATATCCCTGAAAATTTCACGAGCAATATTCTCTTAGGACAACCAGGGTATGTTGAGATTTTCTGGGTGATGCAGGGTACGGGCATCATGGATGCCATTCCATCAGCAGCTGTTGGTTTTCTCATCCAAAAGATCGATATGAATATTTCTCAAACACTCATTCAACAGAACAGTTCGATGAATGCTTCAGTTGTTCTTGCGCCAACACAGCGTTTTGAAACCACATATTTTAAAGGGAAAGAATTCACCGGTATTTCTCCGGATACGATCATTAGTTTACTTTCCTCACAATCAATGTTGATCCCGATTGTTATTATGATGATTATTATCATGGCAGGGGGTATTGTTATTACCTCGATGGCGTTAGAAAAAGAAAACAAAACCCTTGAAACATTACTTACGTTGCCGGTTAAACGTACGAGTATTGTTACGGGAAAACTGATCGCAAGTGCAGTCATCGGTCTTCTCTTGTCAATTATTTATATGATTGGGATGAGTTATTATTTTCAAGGTTTTTCAATGTCTCAAGAGGGTAATCTTGCGATGTTCGGATTGACGCTTTCAATACCTGATTTTCTCTTGATTGGTGTATCGATGTTTGTGGCATTAATTGCTGGACTTGCGTTATGCATGTTGCTTGGCACCTTTGCAAAAAACTACAAGAGTGCACAGACGTTGACATTCCCGATAACCATGTTTGCTATGATTCCAATGTTTATTGCGATGTTTGCTGATTTTGACACACTTCCGTTACTGCTGAAGGTTTTTGTTTTTGCGATACCTTTTTCTCATCCTATGCTTGCACCACGAGCACTGCTTTTTGATGACTATCTATTGGTTGTTGGTGGGATCGTCTATGTTCTCATTTTTGCTCTTATTACGATTGGCATTGTTGTCTGGATTTTTAAAACTGATCGACTTTTAACTGGAAGTTTACGGAAAAAAAAGACCAAGGGTTTTATGTTTGTGAACCGGCGTAGCTTCTAA